Proteins encoded in a region of the Schaalia hyovaginalis genome:
- a CDS encoding FtsK/SpoIIIE domain-containing protein translates to MDEAAASARLALRSGHHLVCVRGPDTGLVLPLPCEIGREGTGLADPLLSRHHARVRMRGARALLTDLGSRNGTALRWGPFKRGLPAGRERALAPGSRILAGSDVFAVRARPASLSRREGRGRRPSALFLLPFVSLALLVAPRIAGRLPRGPQLLPLLGLALASLLLTAAALVARRRRRERDPGVLALRLAMLAAASGHGGRLPEHDSLRIPIPSAKSARRADAGSPDAPRAIACIGPDGARMADGIAASLIARLGGAVLDLPDGRRLLFGHGRALVEIIDSAPPRRTRADPRATEADIPRFRIGIAADIAQAPEWCEAILEADGFALTARWWDQFGAEDPARSLPKRLDLVPLLEGAKRSGDDARSGLAAPIGENAQGVVRIDLVNDGPHALIAGTTGSGKSEALLTWLKALSSTYSPAQLRLILIDYKGGAAFAPLSALPHVEAVFTDLSTEGTARAIRGLLALVRAREREFAALAVPDYPARCSLGGPSQPPPRILVVVDEFASLIDAHPRAIDAMNRICAQGRSLGIHLIASTQRPAGAIPASMRQNLDLRIALRCVSESDSIDLIGSPDAARLERVPGRAIIPGAGVVQFALGSRWSAPAWPIEAIPLPWAPEFPARIGVEELGLLAARSCQAGAAAGAPIALVDGIEDGAHHALRWRGGRVVLRADADEAGLAARAARSIGAVIALSLGMRMRCLEGACDAPASQADRAEDLLLELEAASDGRAQVLVIPDLVEIRRLLVAVYGPLRADELALEGIRAAEASGCVTVAAWAGGRSSGESPGVGNALVSSAKTVLSRSSDPFETLAGAGPSSAAPLSNASGAAEGRGRRPASESHWWIRDPVGDPRLVCLPLVDHRRAEAPREAVRPWAEARASAGAFEEPVILAGPSWTRLDPPESGSWLILGDRENLAERALEGIARGRGLPAPRIRSLPSASWSQAVSDEDLALLVLNPSGDAIRAFAHGPLPLPPALQHRCEDRRRGFGRIRGRWFRIGIVAAESTE, encoded by the coding sequence ATGGATGAAGCGGCGGCGAGCGCACGACTCGCCTTGAGGTCCGGGCATCACCTCGTCTGCGTCCGGGGCCCGGACACCGGACTCGTCCTCCCCCTGCCCTGCGAGATCGGAAGGGAGGGGACGGGGCTGGCGGATCCTCTGCTTTCACGCCATCACGCCCGCGTGAGGATGCGCGGCGCCAGGGCGCTCCTGACGGATCTGGGGTCGCGCAACGGCACCGCCCTTCGGTGGGGGCCTTTCAAGAGGGGGCTTCCAGCGGGTCGCGAGCGCGCCCTTGCGCCCGGGAGCCGGATCCTGGCCGGCTCCGACGTCTTCGCGGTGCGCGCCCGCCCCGCGTCACTGAGCCGGCGTGAGGGGCGCGGGCGTCGCCCCTCCGCCCTCTTCCTCCTCCCCTTCGTCTCACTCGCCCTCCTGGTGGCTCCTCGAATCGCCGGACGCCTCCCCCGGGGGCCGCAGCTCCTCCCGCTCCTGGGCCTCGCCCTCGCCTCCCTCCTGCTCACCGCTGCCGCCCTCGTGGCCCGACGGCGCCGACGGGAACGCGATCCCGGAGTCCTCGCCCTCCGCCTCGCCATGCTCGCGGCCGCATCGGGGCACGGCGGTCGGCTCCCGGAGCACGACTCGCTCCGCATCCCCATCCCCTCGGCGAAGAGCGCGCGCAGGGCGGATGCGGGATCCCCGGACGCGCCTCGGGCGATCGCCTGCATCGGCCCGGACGGCGCGCGCATGGCCGACGGGATCGCCGCCTCCCTCATCGCACGGCTCGGAGGCGCGGTCCTCGACCTGCCCGATGGCCGCCGGCTCCTCTTCGGGCACGGGCGGGCCCTCGTCGAGATCATCGACTCGGCGCCCCCTCGTCGGACCCGCGCCGATCCGCGCGCGACTGAGGCCGATATTCCGCGCTTTCGGATCGGCATCGCCGCCGACATCGCCCAGGCGCCCGAGTGGTGCGAGGCGATCCTCGAGGCGGACGGCTTCGCGCTCACGGCCCGGTGGTGGGATCAGTTCGGGGCCGAGGATCCTGCGCGGAGCCTGCCGAAGCGCCTCGACCTCGTGCCGCTCCTCGAGGGCGCGAAGCGATCGGGAGACGATGCGCGGAGCGGGCTGGCCGCGCCGATCGGCGAAAACGCTCAGGGCGTCGTCCGGATCGACCTCGTCAATGACGGGCCGCACGCCCTCATCGCCGGAACGACCGGATCGGGCAAGTCCGAAGCGCTGCTCACCTGGCTCAAAGCCCTGAGCAGCACCTACTCCCCCGCTCAGCTCCGGCTCATCCTCATCGACTACAAGGGAGGCGCCGCCTTCGCTCCCCTGTCCGCCCTCCCCCACGTCGAAGCCGTGTTCACCGACCTGAGCACGGAAGGCACCGCGCGCGCCATCCGGGGGCTCCTCGCGCTTGTGCGCGCAAGGGAGCGCGAGTTCGCCGCGCTCGCGGTCCCCGACTACCCCGCGCGCTGCTCGCTGGGCGGGCCCTCGCAGCCCCCGCCGAGGATCCTCGTGGTCGTCGACGAATTCGCCTCCCTCATCGACGCGCACCCGCGCGCCATCGACGCGATGAACAGGATCTGCGCGCAGGGCCGCTCCCTCGGCATCCACCTCATCGCCTCCACTCAGCGTCCGGCGGGCGCGATACCGGCTTCGATGAGGCAGAACCTCGATCTGAGGATCGCGCTGCGATGCGTCAGCGAGTCGGATTCGATCGACCTCATCGGAAGTCCCGATGCCGCCCGGCTCGAACGCGTCCCCGGTCGTGCGATCATCCCGGGAGCCGGCGTCGTTCAATTCGCCCTCGGCAGCCGCTGGTCCGCGCCCGCCTGGCCCATCGAAGCCATCCCCCTGCCCTGGGCTCCCGAGTTCCCCGCCAGGATCGGCGTGGAGGAGCTCGGCCTCCTCGCCGCTCGCTCCTGTCAGGCGGGCGCCGCCGCGGGCGCGCCCATCGCCCTCGTCGACGGAATCGAGGACGGCGCGCATCACGCGCTCAGGTGGCGCGGCGGCCGGGTCGTACTGCGCGCGGATGCGGATGAGGCCGGGCTCGCCGCCCGGGCCGCGCGCTCGATCGGGGCCGTGATCGCCCTGTCGCTCGGGATGCGCATGCGCTGCCTCGAAGGCGCCTGCGATGCGCCGGCATCGCAGGCGGATCGGGCGGAGGACCTCCTCCTCGAACTCGAGGCGGCCTCCGATGGGCGAGCGCAGGTCCTCGTCATCCCCGATCTCGTCGAGATCCGCCGCCTGCTCGTTGCGGTGTACGGACCCCTGCGCGCCGACGAACTCGCGCTTGAGGGGATCCGGGCGGCGGAGGCCTCCGGCTGCGTCACCGTGGCGGCGTGGGCGGGCGGGCGTTCGAGCGGGGAGTCCCCGGGGGTGGGCAATGCGCTCGTGTCCTCTGCGAAAACCGTACTGAGCAGGTCGTCCGATCCTTTCGAGACGCTCGCGGGCGCGGGCCCCTCGTCGGCGGCGCCCCTCTCGAACGCCTCGGGCGCCGCCGAGGGGCGCGGCCGCCGGCCCGCCTCGGAGAGTCACTGGTGGATCCGCGATCCCGTCGGCGATCCGCGCCTGGTATGCCTGCCCCTCGTCGATCATCGCAGGGCCGAGGCGCCCCGCGAAGCGGTCAGGCCCTGGGCTGAGGCGAGGGCCTCGGCCGGGGCCTTCGAGGAGCCCGTCATCCTCGCGGGCCCTTCGTGGACGCGCCTGGATCCTCCGGAGAGCGGATCGTGGTTGATCCTCGGCGATCGCGAGAATCTTGCGGAACGGGCGCTGGAGGGGATCGCCCGGGGGCGGGGGCTGCCTGCGCCGAGGATCCGCTCGCTCCCATCGGCGTCCTGGAGTCAGGCGGTGTCGGACGAGGATTTAGCGCTCCTGGTCCTCAATCCGAGCGGTGATGCGATCCGCGCCTTCGCCCACGGCCCGCTCCCCCTGCCGCCTGCGCTTCAGCATCGGTGCGAGGACCGGCGACGGGGCTTCGGGCGCATCCGGGGGCGCTGGTTCCGGATCGGGATCGTCGCAGCGGAATCGACGGAGTGA
- a CDS encoding WhiB family transcriptional regulator, giving the protein MDWRSKAACLSVDPELFFPIGNTGPAIAQASEAKAVCHTCSVEAVCLQWAIDNNQDSGVWGGMSEEERRSLKRRAARARRAS; this is encoded by the coding sequence ATGGACTGGCGTAGCAAGGCCGCCTGCCTCAGTGTTGACCCCGAACTCTTCTTCCCGATCGGCAACACCGGGCCCGCCATCGCCCAGGCGAGTGAGGCGAAGGCCGTCTGCCACACCTGCTCCGTCGAGGCCGTGTGCCTCCAGTGGGCCATCGACAACAACCAGGACTCCGGCGTCTGGGGCGGCATGAGCGAAGAGGAGCGCCGTTCCCTCAAGCGCCGCGCCGCACGCGCCCGCCGCGCTTCCTGA
- a CDS encoding phospholipase D-like domain-containing protein, which produces MDWSRRPRLSADTLSIVKKVGLGIIAAQTTALIAVHMVDHMRKQRVPGGRHGFPALEPADTQVSCTTVRTYTEGRSLYADMLDAIGRAKHHIYFETFIWRSDEWGQRFKDAIISAAKRGVQVYCVYDGFGVLNQDPRFFMFPKLPNLWVRKFPAIRSGLLTLNLRNTGQDHRKILVVDSEVGFVGGYNIGDPFANEWRDTHVRVSGAAVWELENGFVDFWNHFKPKRAPRLPDQGARRWEAKTTASFNAPHRFLYPIRGMYIDAMERATESITITTAYFIPDKEVLQALIAAARRGVRVRVLIPEFSNHILADWVARPYYGQLLREGIEIWLYQHAMVHSKTMTVDSMWSTIGTANIDRLSMRGNHEVNMQFFSSELAERMEEIFANDLTTSRRLTIEEWEGRTVLTKIAERLLHPFKFVV; this is translated from the coding sequence ATGGATTGGAGCCGCAGACCCCGCCTCAGCGCCGACACCCTGAGCATCGTGAAGAAGGTCGGCCTCGGCATCATCGCGGCCCAGACGACCGCGCTCATCGCGGTCCACATGGTCGACCATATGCGCAAGCAGCGCGTTCCCGGCGGGCGGCACGGGTTCCCCGCCCTCGAGCCCGCCGATACGCAGGTCTCGTGCACGACCGTCCGGACCTACACCGAGGGGCGCTCCCTGTACGCGGACATGCTGGACGCGATCGGCCGGGCGAAGCACCACATCTACTTCGAGACCTTCATCTGGCGTTCGGACGAGTGGGGTCAGCGCTTCAAGGACGCGATCATCTCGGCCGCGAAGCGCGGCGTGCAGGTGTACTGCGTGTACGACGGTTTCGGCGTGCTCAATCAGGACCCGCGCTTCTTCATGTTCCCGAAGCTTCCGAACCTGTGGGTGAGGAAGTTCCCGGCGATCCGCTCGGGCCTGCTCACCTTGAATCTTCGGAACACGGGGCAGGACCATCGCAAGATCCTCGTGGTCGATTCGGAAGTCGGTTTCGTCGGCGGGTACAACATCGGCGATCCTTTCGCGAATGAATGGCGCGATACGCACGTCCGCGTGTCGGGCGCGGCGGTGTGGGAGCTGGAGAACGGCTTCGTCGACTTCTGGAATCACTTCAAGCCGAAGCGCGCCCCGAGGCTCCCCGACCAGGGGGCCCGGCGTTGGGAGGCGAAGACGACGGCGTCCTTCAACGCGCCGCACCGATTCCTCTATCCGATCCGCGGGATGTACATCGATGCGATGGAGAGGGCGACCGAGTCGATCACGATCACGACCGCCTATTTCATCCCCGACAAGGAGGTCCTTCAGGCGCTCATCGCGGCGGCCCGCCGGGGCGTGCGCGTGCGCGTCCTGATCCCCGAGTTCTCGAACCACATCCTCGCCGACTGGGTGGCCCGCCCCTACTACGGGCAGCTCCTGCGCGAGGGCATTGAGATCTGGCTGTACCAGCATGCGATGGTCCACTCGAAGACGATGACGGTCGATTCGATGTGGTCGACGATCGGGACTGCGAACATCGACCGGCTGTCGATGCGCGGCAACCACGAGGTGAACATGCAGTTCTTCTCGAGCGAGTTGGCCGAGCGGATGGAGGAGATCTTCGCGAACGACCTGACCACCTCGCGTCGGCTCACGATCGAGGAATGGGAGGGGCGCACGGTGCTCACGAAGATCGCCGAGCGCCTCCTCCACCCCTTCAAGTTCGTCGTGTGA
- a CDS encoding winged helix-turn-helix transcriptional regulator: MTTLEKLPACPVETTLLLISNRWRTLIVRDLLTGTKRFSELKRSVTGVSQKVLTANLREMEGTGIVRREVFAQVPPRVEYSLTELGRTLEPVLAAMDQWGTRYKRSLTTSN, from the coding sequence ATGACGACTCTCGAGAAGCTTCCGGCCTGCCCTGTCGAAACGACGCTCCTCCTCATCTCGAACCGTTGGCGCACCCTCATCGTCCGCGACCTCCTCACCGGGACGAAGCGCTTCAGCGAACTCAAGCGCTCCGTCACGGGCGTCTCCCAGAAGGTCCTCACCGCGAACCTGCGCGAGATGGAGGGGACGGGCATCGTCCGCCGGGAGGTCTTCGCACAGGTCCCGCCCCGCGTCGAGTACTCCCTGACCGAGCTCGGTCGCACCCTCGAACCCGTCCTCGCCGCCATGGACCAGTGGGGAACCCGCTACAAACGCTCCCTCACGACCTCGAACTGA
- a CDS encoding macro domain-containing protein, with amino-acid sequence MTSTLTDPRVRRLIEGLLDETPEAPCVEDFCARFDSSRLALRALMNIRAPGPLPVEWLALQDELLREENAARALAPEDDGRLSVWRGDITRLEVDGIVNAANSAMLGCFAPLHFCIDNAIHSAAGLQLRNECDALMRGGALATGDARVTKAWNLPSRFVIHTVGPIVRGELTAGHEALLARAYRSVLNAAAAHGMRSLALCCVSTGVFGFPAERAARIAVDETKAFAESNPLPERIVFSVYHESDEALYKELLS; translated from the coding sequence ATGACGAGCACCCTCACCGACCCGCGCGTCCGCCGACTCATCGAGGGACTCCTCGACGAGACCCCCGAAGCGCCCTGCGTCGAGGACTTCTGCGCGCGATTCGATTCGTCGCGCCTCGCCTTGCGCGCCCTCATGAACATCCGCGCGCCCGGCCCGCTCCCCGTCGAATGGCTCGCACTCCAAGACGAACTCCTGCGCGAGGAGAACGCGGCGCGCGCCCTCGCCCCCGAGGATGACGGACGGCTGTCGGTCTGGCGCGGGGACATCACCCGCCTCGAAGTCGACGGGATCGTCAACGCCGCGAACTCCGCGATGCTCGGCTGCTTCGCGCCCCTCCACTTTTGCATCGACAACGCGATCCACTCCGCGGCGGGCCTCCAGCTGCGCAACGAATGCGACGCCCTCATGCGCGGCGGCGCACTCGCGACGGGCGATGCCCGGGTGACGAAGGCGTGGAACCTCCCGAGCCGCTTCGTCATCCACACCGTCGGACCGATCGTCCGCGGGGAGCTCACCGCCGGGCACGAGGCCCTCCTCGCCCGCGCTTACCGCTCCGTCCTGAACGCCGCAGCCGCCCACGGCATGCGCTCGCTCGCCCTGTGCTGCGTCTCCACCGGCGTCTTCGGCTTCCCCGCCGAGCGCGCCGCCCGGATCGCCGTCGACGAGACGAAGGCCTTCGCCGAATCCAACCCCCTGCCCGAGCGCATCGTCTTTAGCGTGTACCACGAGTCCGACGAGGCCCTCTACAAGGAGCTCCTCTCATGA
- the gatC gene encoding Asp-tRNA(Asn)/Glu-tRNA(Gln) amidotransferase subunit GatC, producing MSRISTDEVARVAGLAHIALTPEEIERFAGELDVIADSVAKVSEVATPDVPATSHPIPLTNVWREDEIADTLDRDEVLAAAPASEDGMFLVPQILGEE from the coding sequence ATGTCACGCATCAGTACTGACGAGGTCGCCCGCGTTGCGGGCCTGGCCCATATCGCATTGACTCCCGAGGAGATCGAGCGCTTCGCCGGTGAACTCGACGTCATCGCCGACTCGGTCGCCAAGGTGTCCGAAGTCGCCACGCCGGACGTTCCCGCGACGTCGCACCCGATCCCGCTCACGAACGTGTGGCGCGAGGACGAGATCGCGGACACCCTGGACCGCGACGAGGTCCTCGCTGCGGCGCCCGCCTCCGAGGACGGCATGTTCCTCGTTCCGCAGATCCTCGGGGAGGAATGA
- the ligA gene encoding NAD-dependent DNA ligase LigA: MTDKDAPAQEHSPRWTAVRERHDALVAVIERARKAYYENDAPEMNDEDYDRLYRELETIERDHPELAGADSPTASVGGAARSDFASVRHLAQMTSISDVFSPGELAEWIERVETDLGMSDLDMTAEVKIDGLAVNLLYVDGRLVRAATRGDGYTGEDVTANALTIASIPQALRGGPFPHRVEIRGEVYIPIADFEAYNAEREKAGEPLLANPRNAAAGSLRQKDPAMTAKRPLAVLAHGVGFLELGGSGFEAPKSQFAWYRLIESWGLPVSEHTRLLRGREAIEERIGELADARKDLAYKIDGVVVKVDDLDLQRSLGMTSRAPRWAAAYKFPPEEVHTRLLDIRVQVGRTGRVTPYGVMETVLVDGSKVSRATLHNAQEVARKGVLLGDLVVLRKAGDIIPEILGPVTAARTGEERPFVMPNRCPSCGSELAAEKEGDVDLRCPNKAGCPAQITERVAHIGARSALDIEGLGDEAALALTQPEAAREDVAASLVAGQAVLLEDGTVLRLAGVDDLAPADQLAAAESLLPAPQRPALKREADLFDLDADALREVFVWRPAMERGEATGDWTRVRYFWTKAFKASTRKSEPGMVPIETQPSKSTLDMLAELDKAKNSPLARILVALSIRHVGPTAARALADAFHSMEALRAASLEQLSAVEGVGATIGASLIEWFGVDWHVELLEAWMRAGVSMEDEPVEAVSNVLEGLAIVVSGAMPGYDRESAKEAIVKRGGRATGSVSKKTDLVVAGPGAGSKATKAESLGVPVIDETRFQELLDGGLEALGLVRRE; this comes from the coding sequence ATGACTGACAAGGACGCGCCCGCGCAGGAGCACTCGCCCCGTTGGACCGCCGTTCGCGAACGCCACGACGCCCTCGTGGCCGTCATCGAGCGCGCGCGCAAGGCGTACTACGAGAACGACGCCCCGGAGATGAACGACGAGGACTACGACCGCCTCTACCGGGAGCTCGAGACGATCGAAAGGGACCACCCCGAACTCGCGGGCGCCGACTCGCCGACGGCGAGCGTGGGGGGCGCCGCCCGATCGGACTTCGCCTCGGTGCGCCACCTCGCGCAGATGACCTCGATCAGCGACGTCTTCTCCCCGGGCGAGCTGGCCGAATGGATCGAGCGCGTCGAGACCGACCTCGGAATGAGCGATCTCGACATGACCGCGGAGGTGAAGATCGACGGACTCGCCGTCAATCTCCTCTACGTCGATGGGCGCCTCGTGCGCGCCGCGACCCGCGGGGACGGCTACACCGGCGAGGACGTCACGGCTAACGCCCTGACGATCGCCAGCATCCCCCAGGCCCTGCGGGGCGGCCCCTTCCCGCATCGCGTGGAGATCCGGGGCGAGGTCTACATCCCCATCGCGGACTTCGAGGCCTACAACGCCGAGCGCGAGAAGGCGGGGGAGCCCCTGCTGGCGAACCCGCGCAACGCCGCGGCCGGCTCGTTGCGTCAGAAGGACCCCGCGATGACGGCGAAGCGCCCGCTCGCGGTCCTGGCGCACGGCGTCGGCTTCCTCGAACTCGGAGGATCCGGCTTCGAAGCCCCGAAGAGCCAGTTCGCCTGGTACAGGCTCATCGAGTCCTGGGGCCTTCCGGTATCGGAGCACACCCGGCTCCTGCGGGGCCGGGAGGCGATCGAAGAGCGCATCGGCGAACTCGCCGACGCCCGCAAGGACCTCGCCTACAAGATCGACGGGGTCGTCGTGAAGGTCGATGACCTCGACCTTCAGCGCAGCCTCGGCATGACCTCCCGGGCCCCCAGGTGGGCGGCCGCCTACAAGTTCCCGCCCGAGGAGGTCCACACGCGACTCCTCGACATCCGGGTCCAAGTCGGGCGCACGGGCCGGGTCACGCCCTACGGCGTCATGGAGACCGTCCTCGTCGACGGATCCAAAGTGTCCCGGGCGACCCTGCACAATGCGCAGGAAGTCGCGCGCAAAGGGGTCCTCCTCGGCGACCTCGTGGTCCTGCGCAAGGCCGGGGACATCATCCCCGAGATCCTCGGCCCGGTCACGGCCGCGCGCACCGGGGAGGAGCGCCCCTTCGTCATGCCGAATCGCTGCCCTTCGTGCGGCTCGGAGCTGGCGGCGGAGAAGGAGGGCGACGTGGACCTGCGCTGCCCGAACAAAGCGGGATGCCCGGCGCAGATCACCGAGCGCGTCGCCCACATCGGCGCGCGCTCGGCCCTGGACATCGAGGGATTGGGTGATGAAGCGGCACTCGCCCTAACGCAACCGGAGGCGGCCCGTGAGGATGTCGCCGCATCCCTCGTCGCCGGTCAGGCCGTCCTCCTCGAGGACGGAACCGTCTTGCGCCTGGCGGGAGTCGACGACCTCGCGCCCGCGGATCAGCTCGCCGCCGCCGAGTCCCTTCTGCCGGCGCCCCAGCGGCCCGCGCTGAAGCGCGAAGCTGATCTCTTCGACCTCGATGCCGATGCGCTGCGCGAGGTCTTCGTATGGCGGCCCGCGATGGAGCGGGGCGAAGCGACCGGCGACTGGACGCGCGTCCGCTACTTCTGGACGAAGGCGTTCAAAGCCTCGACCCGGAAGTCCGAACCGGGCATGGTCCCGATCGAGACCCAGCCCTCGAAGTCCACTCTCGACATGCTCGCCGAACTCGACAAGGCGAAGAACAGCCCGCTCGCTCGAATCCTCGTCGCCCTGTCGATCCGGCACGTCGGTCCGACCGCGGCGCGCGCCCTCGCCGACGCCTTCCACTCGATGGAGGCCCTGCGCGCGGCGAGTCTCGAGCAGCTCTCAGCGGTCGAAGGCGTCGGAGCGACGATCGGCGCCTCGCTCATCGAATGGTTCGGGGTCGATTGGCATGTCGAGCTCCTCGAGGCGTGGATGCGTGCGGGGGTTTCGATGGAGGACGAACCCGTCGAAGCGGTCTCCAACGTCCTCGAGGGCCTCGCGATCGTCGTCTCCGGGGCGATGCCCGGATACGACCGGGAATCCGCGAAGGAGGCGATCGTCAAACGCGGCGGGCGCGCCACCGGCTCGGTGTCGAAGAAGACGGATCTCGTGGTCGCGGGTCCCGGTGCGGGGTCGAAGGCGACGAAGGCGGAGTCCCTGGGCGTCCCCGTCATCGACGAGACGCGTTTCCAGGAGCTGCTCGACGGGGGCCTCGAGGCCCTCGGGCTGGTGCGGCGGGAGTAG
- the gatA gene encoding Asp-tRNA(Asn)/Glu-tRNA(Gln) amidotransferase subunit GatA: MNALVKKSALELAELLAGGRITSVELTTACLDRIEALNPKLNAFLFVDREGALATAAEVDAKRAAGEDLHPLAGVPIALKDNMVTRGIPTTCASKILEGWLPPYDATVVKKIQEAGLPIVGKTNMDEFAMGSSTEHSAYGPTLNPWDTTRIPGGSGGGSAAAVAAYMVPLALGSDTGGSIRQPGSVTGTVGAKPTYGQVSRYGLVAMASSLDQIGPVTRTVADAAALTELIAGHDPLDSTSLNEPVPELRRAVEAAVGAKRIEGLKIGVVKELSGEGYQDEVLSAFNATVEALRESGAEVVEVSCPSFDYALAAYYLIMPAEVSSNLARFDGMRYGIRVEPSEGPVTAASVMAATREAGFGDEVKRRIILGTHVLSAGYYDAYYGSAQKVRTLIQRDFDRVFGEVDVLVSPTAPTTAFAFGDKIDDPMAMYLNDVATIPANLAGVPAMSVPNAVSSEGLPIGFQIIAPARGDQIMYEVAGLVEALSDEVAASCPAGSWEGN, from the coding sequence ATGAACGCACTCGTGAAGAAATCGGCGCTCGAACTCGCCGAGCTGCTCGCCGGCGGACGGATCACCTCGGTCGAGCTCACGACCGCCTGCCTCGACCGGATCGAGGCCCTGAACCCGAAGCTCAACGCATTCCTGTTCGTCGATCGCGAGGGGGCGCTCGCCACCGCGGCCGAGGTCGACGCCAAGCGCGCGGCGGGCGAGGATCTCCATCCGCTCGCCGGCGTCCCGATCGCCCTCAAGGACAACATGGTGACCCGCGGGATCCCGACGACTTGCGCCTCGAAGATCCTCGAGGGCTGGCTGCCGCCCTACGACGCGACCGTCGTGAAGAAGATCCAGGAGGCGGGCCTTCCCATCGTCGGCAAGACGAACATGGATGAGTTCGCGATGGGCTCCTCGACCGAGCACTCCGCGTACGGCCCGACCCTCAACCCGTGGGATACGACGAGGATCCCGGGCGGATCCGGCGGAGGCAGTGCGGCGGCGGTCGCCGCCTACATGGTGCCGCTCGCCCTCGGCTCCGATACGGGCGGCTCGATCCGCCAGCCCGGTTCGGTCACGGGCACCGTCGGCGCGAAGCCGACATACGGTCAGGTGTCGCGCTACGGGCTCGTCGCAATGGCCTCCTCCCTCGACCAGATCGGCCCGGTCACGCGCACGGTCGCCGACGCCGCCGCGCTCACCGAGCTCATCGCCGGACACGATCCCCTCGACTCGACCTCGCTCAATGAGCCGGTCCCGGAACTCCGGCGCGCGGTGGAGGCCGCCGTCGGCGCCAAGCGCATCGAGGGCCTGAAGATCGGCGTCGTCAAGGAGCTGTCGGGCGAGGGCTATCAGGACGAGGTCCTCTCCGCCTTCAACGCGACCGTCGAAGCCCTGCGCGAATCGGGCGCCGAGGTCGTTGAGGTGTCCTGCCCGAGCTTCGATTACGCGCTCGCCGCCTACTACCTCATCATGCCGGCGGAGGTCTCCTCGAACCTCGCGCGCTTCGACGGCATGCGCTACGGCATCCGCGTCGAGCCGAGCGAGGGCCCGGTGACCGCCGCCTCCGTCATGGCCGCCACCCGCGAGGCCGGATTCGGCGATGAGGTGAAGCGCCGCATCATCCTCGGCACGCACGTCCTGTCGGCCGGCTACTACGACGCCTATTACGGCAGCGCGCAGAAGGTCCGCACCCTCATCCAGCGCGATTTCGATCGCGTGTTCGGCGAGGTCGACGTCCTCGTGTCCCCGACGGCGCCCACCACGGCCTTCGCATTCGGCGACAAGATCGACGACCCGATGGCGATGTACCTCAACGACGTCGCCACGATCCCGGCGAATCTCGCGGGCGTGCCGGCGATGAGCGTTCCGAACGCCGTGAGCTCCGAGGGCCTGCCGATCGGGTTCCAGATCATCGCGCCGGCGCGCGGCGATCAGATCATGTACGAGGTCGCCGGGCTCGTCGAAGCCCTGAGCGACGAGGTCGCGGCCTCCTGCCCGGCCGGAAGCTGGGAGGGGAACTGA
- a CDS encoding NAD(P)-dependent oxidoreductase: protein MKIAVVAANGKAGRLITDELIARGHDVTAVVRTENRSNAPHAILRDILDITAEDLAGFEAVVDAFGAFISEALHLHSASASHLADLVATTGARLCIVGGAGSLLVDEDGTRLLDTPGFPEEFRPLASAQADEVALLKTREDAAWTFVSPAAVFLADGERRGSYVLGDNRFTVGEDGTSALSYADYAIAIADLVEDGGHVREHLSVRWA, encoded by the coding sequence ATGAAGATCGCCGTCGTCGCGGCCAACGGCAAGGCCGGCCGCCTCATCACCGACGAGCTCATCGCACGCGGACACGATGTCACCGCCGTCGTCCGAACGGAGAACCGCTCGAACGCCCCGCACGCGATCCTCCGCGACATCCTCGACATCACCGCCGAGGACCTCGCCGGCTTCGAAGCCGTCGTCGACGCCTTCGGCGCCTTCATCTCCGAGGCCCTCCACCTCCACTCCGCATCGGCCTCGCACCTCGCCGACCTCGTCGCGACGACCGGCGCCCGCCTCTGCATCGTCGGCGGCGCGGGCTCCCTGCTCGTCGACGAGGACGGCACGCGCCTCCTCGACACCCCGGGATTCCCGGAGGAGTTCCGTCCCCTCGCAAGCGCGCAGGCGGACGAGGTCGCCCTCCTCAAGACGCGCGAAGACGCCGCATGGACCTTCGTCTCGCCCGCCGCCGTCTTCCTCGCCGACGGCGAACGGCGCGGCTCCTACGTCCTGGGCGACAACCGCTTCACCGTCGGCGAGGACGGCACCTCCGCCCTCTCCTACGCCGACTACGCGATCGCGATCGCCGACCTCGTCGAGGACGGCGGGCATGTCCGCGAGCACCTCTCGGTCCGCTGGGCCTGA